Proteins encoded in a region of the Vicia villosa cultivar HV-30 ecotype Madison, WI linkage group LG5, Vvil1.0, whole genome shotgun sequence genome:
- the LOC131606863 gene encoding uncharacterized protein LOC131606863, translating to PIECNNPMPSPNFEFPVFEAEEEEEEEIPDEISRLLKHEERAILPHKEPLEKINLGSEEDKKEVTIGSLLDADIKSKLTDLLKEYVDVFAWSYQDMPGLDTNIVQHYLPLKPECPPVKQKLRRTHPDMANKIKVEVQKQLDAGFLVTSEYPQWLANIVPVPKKDGKVRMCVDYRDLNKASPKDDFPLPHIDMLVDNTAKFNVFSFMDGFSGYNQIKMAPEDMEKTSFITPWGTFCYKVMPFGLKNAGATYQRAMTTLFHDMMHKEIEVYVDDMIAKSSTEEEHIEYLLKLFQRLRKYQLRLNPNKCTFGVRSGKLLGFIVSQRGIEVDPDKVRAIQEMPAPKTEKQVRGFLGRLNYISRFISQMTATCGPIFKLLRKDQGVVWTEDCQKAFDSIKEYLLEPPILIPPVEGRPLIMYLTVLEESMGCMLGQQDETGKKEHAIYYLSKKFTDCESRYSMLEKTCCALAWASKRLRQYMINNTTWLISKMDPIKYVFEKPALTGRIARWQMLLSEYDIEYRAQKAVKGSILADHLAHQPINEYQSLKFDFPDEDVLYLKMKDCDEPLPEEGPEPGSRWGLIFDGAVNAFGNGIGAIIITPKGTHIPFSARLLFDCTNNIAEYEACIMGLEEAIDLRIKILDIYGDSALVINQIKDKWETYHPGLIPYRDYARRLLTFFNKVELHHIPRDQNRMADALATLSSMFKVNHWNDVPKVRITRLERPAYVFATEAVIDDKPWFHDIKRFLQTQEYPLGASNKDKKTLRRLSGSFFLNGDVLYKRNFDMVLLRCVDRHEADMLMHEVHEGSFGTHSNGHAMSKKILRAGYYWLTMESDCYKHVKRCHKCQIYADKIHVPPTLLNVLSSPWPFSMWGIDMIGMIEPKASNGHRFILVAIDYFTKWVEAASYANVTRQVVVRFIKNNIICRYGVPSKIITDNGSNLNNKMMKELCEEFKIEHHNSSPYRPKMNGAVEAANKNIKKIVQKMVVTYKDWHEMLPFALHGYRTSVRTSTGATPFSLVYGMEAVLPVEVEIPSMRVLMETKLSEAEWCQSRYDQLNLIEEKRMTALCHGQLYQARMKQAFNKKVRPREFREGDLVLKKILSFQPDSRGKWSPNYEGPYVVKRTFSGGAMILTTMDGDELPHPVNADAVKK from the coding sequence cccattgaatgcaataaccctatgccctctcccaactttgagtttcctgtgttcgaagccgaagaagaggaagaagaggagatcccggacgagatctctcgattacttaagcacgaggaaagagccattctgcctcacaaagagcctttagaaaagatcaacttgggttctgaagaagacaaaaaagaagtgaccattggatcgctgcttgatgctgatatcaagagtaagttgacagaccttctcaaagaatatgttgacgtgtttgcctggtcctaccaagacatgcctgggttggataccaatattgttcagcattacttgccattgaagccagaatgtccgccagttaagcagaaattgcgaaggactcaccctgatatggctaacaagatcaaagtggaagttcaaaaacagctcgacgcaggttttcttgtcacctccgagtatcctcaatggttggccaacatagtgccagttccgaagaaagatggcaaagtcagaatgtgtgttgactaccgtgacttgaacaaggccagtccaaaagatgactttccattaccacatatcgacatgctggttgataacaccgctaagttcaacgtcttttccttcatggacgggttctccggttataatcagatcaagatggctcctgaagacatggagaagacatctttcatcaccccatggggtaccttttgctacaaagtgatgccgtttggattaaagaatgcaggcgcaacttaccaaagggcaatgactactctctttcatgacatgatgcataaagaaattgaagtttatgtggacgacatgatagccaagtccagcacagaagaagaacatattgaataccttttgaagttgtttcaacgactaaggaaatatcagcttcgcttgaatcctaacaaatgtacttttggggttagatctggaaaactcttgggtttcattgtcagccaaagaggtattgaagtagatcccgacaaagtcagagctattcaagagatgcctgcaccaaaaactgaaaagcaagtaagaggatttctcggacgattgaactatatctccagatttatctctcaaatgactgctacttgtgggccaattttcaagcttctccgcaaagatcaaggggttgtatggactgaagattgccagaaagcgtttgacagtatcaaagagtacctgttagaaccaccaatattgattcctccagttgaaggaagaccactaatcatgtaccttactgtgttggaagaatccatgggttgtatgcttggacaacaagatgaaaccggtaagaaggagcatgccatctattacttgagtaagaaattcacagactgtgagtctcgttactccatgctcgaaaaaacatgttgtgctttggcttgggcttcaaaacgtctccgccaatacatgatcaacaatactacttggttaatctccaaaatggatccgatcaagtatgtctttgaaaagcctgccttaacaggaaggattgcccgatggcaaatgctgttatccgaatatgacattgaataccgtgctcaaaaagcggtcaaaggaagcattctcgccgatcacttggcgcatcaaccaattaatgaatatcaatctctcaagtttgactttcctgatgaagatgtcttgtacttgaagatgaaagattgtgacgaaccgttacctgaagaaggtcctgagcctggatcaagatggggcctaatttttgatggagcagtaaacgcttttggcaatggaattggggcaatcatcatcactcccaagggtactcatatcccattctccgccagattgctatttgattgtaccaacaacatcgcagaatatgaagcttgtatcatgggtctcgaagaagccattgacttaaggatcaagatcctcgacatatatggagattcagccctcgtgatcaaccaaatcaaagacaaatgggaaacttaccaccctggcttgattccttacagagattatgcaagacgtctgttgactttcttcaacaaggttgaattgcatcatatacctcgagatcagaatcgaatggcagacgccttggctactctatcttccatgttcaaagtcaatcactggaatgatgtgcctaaagtcagaatcacgcgccttgaaaggcccgcctatgtgtttgcaactgaagcagtcatcgatgataaaccgtggttccacgacatcaaacgcttccttcaaactcaagagtacccgcttggggcatcaaacaaagataagaaaactctaaggagactttctggcagtttcttcctgaacggagatgtgctatacaaaagaaacttcgacatggttttgctcagatgcgtggatagacacgaagcagacatgttaatgcatgaagtgcatgaagggtcctttggaactcattcaaatgggcatgcaatgtccaaaaagatcttaagagcaggatactattggttgacaatggaatcagactgttacaaacacgtgaagagatgtcacaagtgccagatctacgcagataagatccatgtgccaccgactctactcaacgttctctcatctccatggcctttttccatgtggggtatcgacatgattggaatgatcgaaccgaaagcttcaaacggtcatcgtttcatcttggtagccattgattacttcaccaaatgggtcgaagcagcatcttacgccaatgttacaagacaagtggttgtgaggtttatcaagaataacatcatttgccgatatggtgttcccagcaagatcattactgacaatggttcaaacttgaacaacaagatgatgaaagaattgtgtgaggaattcaagattgagcatcataactcttctccttacagaccaaaaatgaacggcgccgttgaagctgccaacaagaacattaagaagatcgtccagaaaatggtcgtcacttacaaagactggcatgaaatgctgccatttgctttacatgggtaccgtacttcagtgcgtacttcaacaggggcaactcccttttctctagtatacggcatggaagctgtgctccccgtagaagttgaaatcccatcaatgagagtcctcatggagactaagttatcagaggctgaatggtgtcaaagcagatacgatcagttgaacttaatcgaagaaaaacgtatgactgctctatgccatggacagttataccaagcaaggatgaaacaagccttcaacaaaaaggttcgacctcgtgaatttcgagaaggcgacctcgtgcttaaaaagatcttgtcttttcaaccagattctaggggcaaatggtctcctaattatgaaggcccgtatgttgtcaaaagaacattttctggcggcgccatgattcttacaaccatggatggtgatgaactcccacatcctgtgaatgctgatgcagtcaagaaa